The following proteins are co-located in the Streptomyces sp. NBC_00435 genome:
- a CDS encoding ribose-5-phosphate isomerase, whose protein sequence is MRVYLGSDHAGFELKNHLVDWLKNNGHEPVDCGPHIYDAVDDYPPFCLRAAERTAADADSLGIVIGGSGNGEQIAANKVKGIRAILAWSVQTAELGREHNNANVISVGGRMHTQDEVVGFVDAFLKTPYSDEERHTRRIDMLSAYEQTGELPPIPAHHPQG, encoded by the coding sequence ATGCGCGTGTACCTCGGATCCGACCATGCCGGCTTTGAGCTCAAGAACCACCTGGTGGACTGGCTCAAGAACAACGGCCACGAGCCCGTCGACTGCGGGCCCCACATCTACGACGCGGTGGACGACTACCCGCCGTTCTGCCTGCGGGCCGCGGAGCGGACCGCCGCGGACGCCGACTCCCTCGGCATCGTGATCGGCGGCTCCGGCAACGGCGAGCAGATCGCCGCGAACAAGGTCAAGGGCATCCGCGCCATCCTCGCGTGGAGCGTCCAGACCGCCGAGCTCGGCCGCGAGCACAACAACGCCAACGTCATCTCCGTCGGCGGCCGCATGCACACCCAGGACGAGGTCGTCGGTTTCGTCGACGCGTTCCTGAAGACCCCGTACTCCGACGAGGAGCGCCACACCCGCCGCATCGACATGCTCTCGGCCTACGAGCAGACCGGCGAGCTCCCCCCGATCCCGGCACACCACCCGCAGGGCTGA
- a CDS encoding ABC transporter ATP-binding protein, translating to MGLRRSRRQRGDGQAAYPAQPGYDTTAAVELRGVRRQYGRGGSAVHALRGIDLSLPRGSFTAVMGPSGSGKSTFLQCAAGLDLPTAGSVRLGGTEITGMNENELTELRRGRLGFVFQAFNLLPSLTVEQNVLLPMRLAGGRAASRGQERAADLLARVGLEGKGGRRPAELSGGQQQRVAIARALVTRPDVVFADEPTGALDTTTAAEVLGLLRTAVDTLGATVVMVTHDPAAAAHADQVLFLADGLITDRLPRSSAATIAARMTVLTAPAARYAGAAA from the coding sequence ATGGGGCTCCGGCGGAGCAGGCGGCAGCGCGGGGACGGGCAGGCGGCGTACCCCGCCCAGCCCGGGTACGACACCACGGCCGCCGTCGAGCTGCGCGGTGTCCGTCGCCAGTACGGCCGCGGCGGCTCCGCCGTCCACGCCCTGCGCGGCATCGACCTCAGCCTCCCGCGCGGCAGCTTCACCGCGGTGATGGGCCCCTCCGGCTCCGGCAAGTCCACGTTCCTCCAGTGCGCCGCCGGGCTGGACCTCCCCACCGCGGGCTCCGTCCGCCTCGGCGGCACCGAGATCACCGGCATGAACGAGAACGAGCTCACCGAACTGCGCCGCGGCCGCCTCGGGTTCGTCTTCCAGGCCTTCAACCTGCTGCCCTCCCTCACCGTCGAGCAGAACGTGCTGCTCCCCATGCGCCTGGCCGGGGGCCGCGCCGCCTCCCGGGGCCAGGAGCGCGCCGCCGACCTGCTCGCCCGCGTCGGCCTGGAGGGCAAGGGCGGGCGCCGCCCGGCCGAACTCTCCGGAGGCCAGCAGCAGCGCGTGGCCATCGCCCGCGCCCTGGTCACCCGACCCGACGTGGTCTTCGCCGACGAGCCCACCGGCGCCCTCGACACCACCACCGCCGCGGAGGTGCTCGGACTGCTGCGGACCGCCGTGGACACCCTCGGAGCCACCGTCGTCATGGTCACCCACGACCCGGCGGCCGCCGCCCACGCCGACCAGGTGCTCTTCCTCGCCGACGGCCTGATCACCGACCGGCTCCCGCGCAGCTCCGCCGCCACCATCGCCGCCCGGATGACCGTGCTGACCGCCCCCGCCGCACGCTACGCCGGGGCGGCCGCCTGA
- a CDS encoding amino acid permease, producing MRDLPSAPSTSMDELPPEPLSHSLKQRHLTMLGLGGVIGAGLFVGSGAGITIAGPAIICSYLLAGVLAMLVMRALGEMSAAMPASGSFSVYAEKALGRWAGFSAGWLYWFLLVVVLAVEATAAAKIANGWLPSVDQWVWVLVFMVVFTVSNLAAVRNFGEFEFWFAALKVGAIVLFLILGTLAVFGFLPDTDPIGMANLTGQGGFFPNGASGVVAGMLAVVFAFGGLEVVTIAAAESDDPARSVARAVRSAVWRILFFYVGSMLVIVTLLPWDSLEPGQSPYVAVLDSIGIAHAGQIMDVVIFVALLSALNANLYGSSRMVFSLAERGEAPKALLKVSGGGVPRRAVFASVAFGFVSVVLNLLWPDTIFLYMLNAVGAVLLFVWVLIALSQLKLRRRIERDMPERLTLPMWLFPYATWAALLGMATVLILMLFDDSARPQLLWSSGAAAAVLLVAWIRELREQRERRGAVRP from the coding sequence ATGCGCGACCTCCCGTCCGCCCCGTCCACCTCCATGGACGAGCTCCCACCGGAGCCCCTGAGTCACAGCCTCAAGCAGCGCCACCTGACCATGCTGGGTCTCGGCGGCGTGATCGGTGCCGGGCTGTTCGTCGGCTCCGGCGCCGGCATCACCATCGCCGGTCCCGCGATCATCTGCTCGTACCTGCTCGCCGGCGTCCTCGCGATGCTGGTGATGCGGGCTCTCGGTGAGATGTCGGCGGCGATGCCCGCCTCCGGTTCCTTCTCCGTCTACGCCGAGAAGGCGCTCGGCCGCTGGGCCGGTTTCTCGGCGGGCTGGCTGTACTGGTTCCTGCTGGTCGTGGTGCTGGCCGTGGAGGCGACCGCCGCCGCGAAGATCGCGAACGGCTGGCTGCCCTCGGTGGACCAGTGGGTCTGGGTGCTCGTCTTCATGGTGGTCTTCACCGTGAGCAACCTGGCCGCCGTGCGGAACTTCGGCGAGTTCGAGTTCTGGTTCGCGGCCCTGAAGGTCGGCGCGATCGTGCTGTTCCTGATCCTCGGCACGCTGGCGGTCTTCGGTTTCCTTCCGGACACGGACCCGATCGGCATGGCCAACCTGACCGGACAGGGTGGGTTCTTCCCGAACGGCGCGAGCGGCGTGGTCGCCGGCATGCTGGCCGTCGTCTTCGCCTTCGGCGGCCTGGAGGTCGTCACCATCGCGGCCGCCGAGTCCGACGATCCGGCCCGGTCCGTGGCCCGCGCGGTGCGCAGCGCCGTCTGGCGCATCCTCTTCTTCTACGTCGGCTCGATGCTGGTCATCGTGACCCTGCTGCCGTGGGACTCGCTGGAGCCGGGCCAGAGCCCGTACGTGGCGGTCCTCGACTCGATCGGCATCGCGCACGCCGGCCAGATCATGGACGTCGTGATCTTCGTGGCACTGCTGTCGGCCCTCAACGCCAACCTGTACGGGTCCTCGCGCATGGTGTTCTCGCTGGCGGAGCGGGGCGAGGCGCCCAAGGCCCTCCTGAAGGTGTCGGGCGGCGGGGTGCCGCGCCGGGCGGTCTTCGCGTCGGTGGCCTTCGGGTTCGTCTCGGTCGTGCTGAACCTGCTGTGGCCGGACACGATCTTCCTCTACATGCTCAACGCGGTGGGCGCGGTGCTGCTCTTCGTGTGGGTCCTGATCGCGCTCTCGCAGCTGAAGCTGCGCCGGAGGATCGAGCGGGACATGCCGGAGCGGCTGACGCTGCCGATGTGGCTGTTCCCGTACGCGACGTGGGCGGCGCTGCTCGGGATGGCCACGGTGCTGATCCTGATGCTGTTCGACGATTCGGCGCGACCGCAGCTGCTCTGGTCCTCGGGGGCGGCGGCCGCGGTGCTGCTGGTGGCGTGGATCCGCGAACTCCGGGAGCAGCGGGAGCGGCGGGGGGCCGTTCGGCCCTGA
- a CDS encoding PP2C family protein-serine/threonine phosphatase has protein sequence MAGAHVETLLARTRMLWHRARTALRKSAVDYFRGDASDWLAFGGLLLTIPAIACGTLMLPVWFSPAALVLPIVAGGLLLRPASLLALYAASAAALIVEALVLGPYTQGPARVTPGTVLVVAACGFFGLVIAQFRSRVGVPWRRGGTMLFDLRERIRVQSKLPSLPRGWHREMALRPAGGQSFSGDFVVAARTNGGRTLEIVLTDVSGKGMEAGSRALLLSGAFGGLLGALPPHGFLPAANGYLLRQDWDEGFATSIHLVLDLETGDYELLSAGHLPALQLCAGTGRWQEVSGEGPLLGVYDGAEFEPARGNLRPGDVLMLFTDGLVETAEREISEGMDRLTGEADRYVSAGWEGAAWHLIEKVAKDVNDDRALLLIRRSG, from the coding sequence ATGGCCGGAGCACATGTGGAGACCCTCCTGGCCCGGACACGCATGCTGTGGCACCGGGCTCGCACCGCCCTGCGCAAATCCGCCGTCGACTACTTCCGCGGGGACGCCTCCGACTGGCTCGCCTTCGGCGGCCTGCTGCTCACCATCCCCGCCATCGCCTGCGGCACCCTGATGCTGCCGGTGTGGTTCTCGCCGGCAGCGCTCGTCCTGCCGATCGTGGCGGGCGGCCTGCTGCTGCGCCCGGCCAGCCTGCTCGCGCTGTACGCGGCCTCCGCGGCCGCGCTCATCGTCGAGGCCCTCGTCCTCGGGCCGTACACCCAGGGCCCCGCCAGGGTCACCCCCGGCACCGTGCTCGTCGTCGCCGCCTGCGGATTCTTCGGACTGGTGATCGCCCAGTTCCGCAGTCGCGTCGGTGTGCCCTGGCGGCGCGGCGGCACCATGCTCTTCGACCTGCGCGAACGCATCCGGGTCCAGAGCAAGCTGCCCTCCCTGCCACGCGGCTGGCACCGCGAGATGGCCCTGCGCCCGGCCGGCGGCCAGTCCTTCTCCGGCGACTTCGTCGTCGCCGCCCGCACCAACGGCGGCCGCACCCTGGAGATCGTCCTCACCGACGTCTCGGGCAAGGGGATGGAGGCGGGCTCCCGCGCGCTCCTCCTGTCCGGCGCCTTCGGCGGCCTGCTCGGCGCCCTCCCGCCGCACGGCTTCCTGCCCGCCGCCAACGGCTACCTGCTCCGCCAGGACTGGGACGAGGGCTTCGCCACCTCCATCCACCTGGTCCTCGACCTGGAGACCGGCGACTACGAGCTCCTCTCCGCCGGCCACCTGCCCGCCCTCCAGCTCTGCGCCGGCACCGGCCGCTGGCAGGAGGTCTCCGGTGAGGGGCCGCTGCTCGGGGTCTACGACGGCGCCGAGTTCGAACCGGCCCGGGGGAACCTGCGGCCCGGCGACGTCCTCATGCTCTTCACCGACGGCCTCGTCGAAACCGCCGAGCGCGAGATCAGCGAGGGCATGGACCGCCTCACCGGCGAGGCCGACCGCTACGTCTCCGCCGGGTGGGAGGGCGCGGCCTGGCACCTCATCGAAAAGGTGGCCAAGGACGTCAACGACGACCGTGCCCTGCTCCTGATCCGCCGCTCGGGCTGA
- a CDS encoding biotin transporter BioY: protein MSTASVSFRPGAVLADLLPATASRVRDIALVAGGAALTGLAAQIAVPVPGSPVPVTGQTFAALLVGTALGARRGFLSLALYALVGAAGVPWFAGGTSGAGGASFGYVLGMLLAATLVGALARRGADRSVLRTAGTMVLGSAVVYAVGVPYLALSTGMSFGAAVAAGLTPFLIGDALKAALAMGLLPAAWKLLGRA from the coding sequence ATGAGCACTGCTTCCGTCTCCTTCCGGCCCGGCGCCGTCCTCGCCGACCTGCTGCCCGCGACCGCGAGCCGCGTCCGCGACATCGCGCTCGTCGCCGGCGGAGCCGCGCTCACCGGCCTGGCCGCGCAGATCGCCGTGCCCGTCCCCGGCTCCCCGGTCCCCGTCACCGGCCAGACCTTCGCCGCCCTCCTGGTCGGGACCGCCCTCGGCGCCCGCCGCGGCTTCCTCTCGCTCGCCCTCTACGCCCTCGTCGGCGCGGCCGGCGTGCCGTGGTTCGCGGGCGGCACCTCAGGCGCGGGCGGCGCCTCCTTCGGCTACGTGCTCGGCATGCTGCTCGCCGCCACCCTCGTGGGCGCCCTCGCGCGGCGCGGCGCCGATCGCTCGGTCCTGCGTACGGCGGGCACGATGGTGCTGGGCTCCGCGGTCGTCTACGCCGTCGGCGTGCCCTATCTCGCGCTGTCCACCGGGATGTCCTTCGGCGCGGCCGTCGCGGCCGGACTGACGCCCTTCCTGATCGGCGACGCGCTCAAGGCGGCGCTGGCGATGGGCCTGCTGCCGGCCGCCTGGAAGCTGCTCGGCCGCGCGTGA
- a CDS encoding Fpg/Nei family DNA glycosylase, whose product MPEGHTIHRLAQDHTERFAARPVRVSSPQGRFAESAALLDGRDLESAEAHGKHLFLELGDAWVHIHLGLFGKLGFGPAPAPPAADTVRLRLVNEDHWADLRGPTTCALIGEGEKKAIHDRLGPDPLRPADDPDRAWARISRSRTTVAALLMDQKIVAGVGNVYRAEVLFRHGIDPYRLGKDLARGEWDAIWADLVLLMREGVRNNRIDTVRDEHLPEVMGRPPRVDDHGGEVYVYRRANMPCHICGGEIRTAGLAARNLFWCPGCQGQGR is encoded by the coding sequence GTGCCCGAGGGGCATACGATCCACCGCCTCGCCCAGGACCACACCGAGCGCTTCGCCGCCCGCCCGGTCCGGGTGAGCAGTCCGCAGGGCCGGTTCGCCGAGAGCGCCGCCCTGCTCGACGGGCGCGACCTGGAGTCCGCCGAGGCGCACGGCAAGCACCTCTTCCTCGAACTGGGCGACGCCTGGGTCCACATCCACCTCGGCCTCTTCGGCAAGCTCGGCTTCGGCCCCGCCCCGGCCCCGCCCGCCGCCGACACGGTCCGGCTGCGGCTGGTGAACGAGGACCACTGGGCCGACCTGCGCGGCCCGACCACCTGCGCGCTGATCGGCGAGGGCGAGAAGAAGGCGATACACGACCGGCTCGGCCCCGACCCGCTGCGCCCGGCCGACGACCCCGACCGCGCCTGGGCCAGGATCTCCCGCTCCCGCACCACCGTCGCCGCCCTGCTGATGGACCAGAAGATCGTCGCGGGCGTCGGCAACGTCTACCGCGCCGAGGTGCTCTTCCGGCACGGCATCGACCCGTACCGCCTCGGCAAGGACCTCGCCCGGGGCGAATGGGACGCGATCTGGGCCGATCTGGTACTGCTCATGCGCGAGGGCGTGCGGAACAACCGGATCGACACCGTCCGCGACGAGCACCTGCCCGAGGTCATGGGCCGCCCGCCGAGGGTGGACGACCACGGCGGCGAGGTGTACGTCTACCGGAGGGCGAACATGCCCTGCCACATCTGCGGGGGCGAGATCCGCACCGCCGGTCTCGCCGCCCGCAACCTCTTCTGGTGCCCGGGGTGCCAGGGCCAGGGCCGCTAG
- a CDS encoding ABC transporter permease: protein MPSRPQPRARLLRLPRPNGLARAALRFRPAAFAGTFVALLMTVAIVSACGVLLETGIRAGVPPTRYAEVPVVVAADQQVTLRVGSGEGAYDVSAQVPEHARVDAALLDRLAPLGRAVPDLTFPVREAAGAGATGAAGGTGATGEAGEAGRAIDAYGWGSTAFSPAGLSAGRAPAAPGEVVLGGGRAPYADGRVTLDTPAGNREFRVVGRTDRPGAWFSDTEARALSGHPGTVDAIAVFGADAERVRAAVDGRAQVLTGAERAMDPQLAGAREMLAGLGGSFGGIATLVAVFTAAGTVALSVGQRSREFALLRAVGATPRQIRRTVATEALLVAPVAGVLGCVPGIALAAWWFGQLRAKGAIPAAVDLTVGWIPLVSGLGVALVTALLAGWAAARRPARIRPGQALAAAAVERLRPGWIRTPLGLAALAGGAACAGLAATSSGPDAANAALGVVMLFMLAVALLGPLIARACAALLGLPLRAAGAPGSLAAANSRTNARRLASAITPIVLAMAFSSTLVFLHTSQDRAVRQQQEAGLLADHVVTDPRDPDRAVAAGAVALTRTSVLAVVGSGPERLIQSASAQGVTGDITTVEDLGVVSGDLARLAPGKVAVDRTLAAADHATVGDRMELRLPDGTRATPEIVAVYSRGLGLGEITLPAADLAGHTTAGRPTELLVRGPLPADFGPAQSASDWTTAQSLEREVNAWANTTMAAVLGGFAAVAAANTLVMTVLDRRRELGMLRLVGSTRRQVLRMLRWEALLVSGAGITLGSAIALATLIPLTRAVTGTAPYVPPTVYAAFAAAATLLTLAATTLPARSTLRSPYT from the coding sequence ATGCCGTCCCGCCCGCAGCCCCGCGCCCGGCTCCTCCGGCTCCCGCGTCCCAACGGCCTGGCCCGCGCCGCGCTCCGTTTCCGCCCCGCCGCGTTCGCCGGCACCTTCGTCGCCCTCCTCATGACCGTCGCCATCGTCTCCGCCTGCGGAGTTCTGCTGGAGACCGGGATCCGGGCGGGCGTCCCGCCCACCAGGTACGCCGAAGTCCCCGTCGTGGTCGCCGCCGACCAGCAGGTCACCCTGCGGGTGGGCAGCGGCGAGGGGGCCTACGACGTCTCCGCGCAGGTCCCGGAGCACGCCCGGGTGGACGCCGCGCTCCTGGACCGGCTGGCTCCCCTGGGGCGGGCCGTCCCCGACCTGACGTTCCCCGTACGGGAGGCGGCGGGCGCCGGTGCGACGGGAGCGGCCGGAGGCACCGGCGCCACCGGCGAGGCCGGCGAGGCCGGTCGCGCCATCGACGCGTACGGCTGGGGTTCCACCGCCTTCAGCCCCGCCGGGCTGAGCGCGGGCCGCGCCCCGGCCGCCCCGGGCGAAGTCGTCCTCGGCGGCGGCCGCGCCCCGTACGCGGACGGCCGGGTCACGCTCGACACCCCCGCCGGGAATCGGGAGTTCCGGGTCGTCGGGCGCACCGACCGCCCCGGCGCCTGGTTCTCCGACACCGAGGCCCGAGCCCTGTCCGGACACCCCGGAACCGTGGACGCCATCGCGGTCTTCGGGGCCGACGCCGAACGGGTCCGGGCCGCCGTGGACGGCCGCGCCCAGGTCCTGACCGGCGCCGAACGCGCCATGGACCCGCAGCTCGCGGGCGCCAGGGAGATGCTGGCCGGCCTCGGCGGCTCCTTCGGCGGCATCGCCACCCTCGTCGCCGTCTTCACCGCCGCCGGCACGGTCGCGCTCTCCGTCGGCCAGCGCTCCCGCGAGTTCGCCCTGCTGCGCGCCGTCGGAGCCACCCCGCGCCAGATCCGCCGTACGGTCGCCACCGAAGCCCTGCTCGTCGCGCCGGTCGCGGGAGTACTGGGCTGCGTACCCGGCATCGCCCTCGCGGCCTGGTGGTTCGGACAGCTCAGGGCCAAGGGCGCCATCCCGGCCGCCGTCGACCTGACCGTCGGCTGGATCCCCCTGGTCAGCGGCCTCGGCGTCGCCCTCGTCACCGCCCTGCTCGCCGGCTGGGCCGCGGCCCGCCGCCCCGCCCGCATCCGCCCCGGCCAGGCCCTCGCCGCGGCCGCCGTGGAACGCCTGCGGCCCGGGTGGATCCGTACCCCGCTCGGCCTCGCCGCCCTGGCCGGCGGCGCCGCCTGCGCGGGCCTGGCCGCCACCAGCAGCGGACCCGACGCCGCCAATGCCGCGCTCGGCGTCGTCATGCTCTTCATGCTCGCCGTCGCCCTGCTCGGCCCGCTGATCGCCCGCGCCTGCGCCGCCCTCCTCGGACTGCCCCTGCGCGCCGCCGGCGCCCCCGGCTCCCTGGCCGCCGCCAACTCCCGTACCAACGCCCGCCGCCTCGCCTCCGCGATCACCCCGATCGTGCTGGCCATGGCCTTCTCCTCCACCCTGGTCTTCCTCCACACCAGCCAGGACCGGGCCGTGCGCCAGCAGCAGGAGGCCGGGCTGCTCGCCGACCACGTCGTCACCGACCCCCGCGACCCGGACCGGGCGGTCGCGGCCGGGGCGGTCGCGCTGACCCGCACCTCCGTCCTCGCCGTCGTCGGCTCCGGCCCGGAGCGCCTGATCCAGAGCGCCTCCGCCCAGGGGGTCACCGGAGACATCACCACCGTCGAGGACCTGGGCGTCGTCTCGGGGGACCTGGCCCGGCTGGCCCCCGGCAAGGTCGCCGTCGACCGGACCCTGGCCGCCGCCGACCACGCCACCGTCGGCGACCGCATGGAGCTGCGCCTGCCGGACGGCACCCGTGCCACCCCCGAGATCGTGGCCGTCTACTCCCGCGGCCTCGGCCTCGGCGAGATCACCCTCCCGGCCGCCGACCTGGCCGGCCACACCACCGCGGGCCGCCCCACGGAACTCCTGGTCCGCGGCCCGCTCCCCGCGGACTTCGGCCCGGCGCAGTCCGCTTCCGACTGGACCACCGCCCAGAGCCTGGAACGTGAGGTCAACGCCTGGGCCAACACGACCATGGCGGCCGTCCTCGGTGGCTTCGCGGCCGTCGCCGCCGCCAACACCCTGGTCATGACCGTCCTCGACCGCCGCCGCGAACTGGGCATGCTCCGACTGGTCGGCTCCACCCGCCGCCAGGTCCTGCGGATGCTCCGCTGGGAGGCCCTGCTGGTCAGCGGTGCGGGCATCACCCTGGGCTCGGCGATCGCCCTGGCCACGCTGATCCCGCTGACCCGGGCGGTAACGGGCACCGCCCCGTACGTCCCGCCCACGGTCTACGCAGCCTTCGCGGCGGCCGCCACGCTCCTGACCCTGGCGGCCACCACCCTCCCGGCCCGCAGCACCCTCCGCAGCCCCTACACCTGA
- a CDS encoding GNAT family N-acetyltransferase, translated as MALETRVLQADEWDVWYDHLELAFGGVPESPEERELYKSLTETERSLGVWDGGTCVGSAGAFTFRLSVPGGALVPAAGVTMVGVAPTHRRRGVLTSLMRRQLDDVRAGGEPLAVLTASDPAIYGRFGYGTATYTMALDIDTTRVRLSVPPGTDDVRLRLVDPRKALADCERVYAALVAGRPGIPARQPGWELLSLLDPESDRNGASPLKCVVAERANGEVVGYARYRVRPDWDLTGSDGRVHVTDLDALDPAAYAALWRYVFSIDLTWTVRAHRRPVDDAVLHLVTDARRSQPRLRDTMHVRLVDLPAALAARTYGAPLDVVLEVEDAFCPWNAGRWRLSAGADGAATCTRTEDPAELELSVRELGSAYLGGFTLNSLAAAGLVREVRPGALAPASRAFAGDVAPWLPHGF; from the coding sequence ATGGCTCTTGAGACGCGCGTATTGCAGGCTGATGAGTGGGATGTCTGGTACGACCACCTGGAACTGGCGTTCGGTGGAGTGCCCGAATCCCCCGAAGAGCGGGAACTGTACAAGTCGCTGACCGAGACGGAACGCTCCCTCGGGGTGTGGGACGGCGGTACGTGCGTCGGATCGGCCGGGGCCTTCACCTTCCGCCTCTCCGTGCCGGGCGGGGCGCTCGTGCCCGCCGCAGGCGTCACGATGGTGGGCGTGGCCCCCACCCACCGCAGGCGTGGGGTGCTCACTTCGCTGATGCGGCGCCAATTGGACGACGTCCGGGCGGGTGGTGAACCGCTCGCCGTGCTGACGGCCTCCGATCCGGCGATCTACGGGCGCTTCGGCTACGGCACCGCCACCTACACGATGGCGCTCGACATCGACACCACCCGCGTACGACTCTCCGTGCCGCCGGGGACCGACGACGTACGGCTGCGGCTGGTGGATCCGCGCAAGGCCCTGGCCGACTGCGAGCGGGTCTACGCGGCGCTGGTCGCGGGCCGTCCCGGGATCCCGGCCCGGCAGCCCGGCTGGGAGCTGCTGTCGCTGCTGGACCCGGAATCGGACCGCAACGGCGCCTCGCCGCTCAAGTGCGTGGTCGCCGAGCGGGCGAACGGCGAGGTGGTCGGGTACGCCCGCTACCGGGTCAGGCCCGACTGGGATCTGACCGGCTCGGACGGTCGGGTGCACGTCACCGACCTCGACGCGCTGGACCCGGCGGCCTACGCGGCGCTGTGGCGGTACGTGTTCTCCATCGACCTGACCTGGACCGTACGGGCCCACAGGCGGCCGGTGGACGACGCGGTGCTGCACCTGGTCACCGACGCCCGGCGGTCGCAGCCGCGGCTGCGCGACACGATGCACGTACGGCTCGTGGACCTGCCGGCGGCGCTGGCCGCGCGGACCTACGGGGCTCCGCTGGACGTGGTGCTGGAGGTCGAGGACGCGTTCTGCCCGTGGAACGCGGGGCGCTGGCGGCTGTCCGCGGGCGCGGACGGGGCCGCCACGTGCACCCGGACGGAGGACCCGGCCGAGCTGGAACTGTCGGTGCGGGAGCTCGGCTCGGCGTACCTGGGCGGGTTCACCCTGAACTCGCTGGCCGCGGCGGGCCTGGTGCGCGAGGTCCGCCCGGGGGCGCTGGCGCCGGCGTCACGGGCCTTCGCCGGCGACGTGGCCCCCTGGCTGCCGCACGGCTTCTAG
- a CDS encoding amino acid permease, which yields MSSTTTLQKAGDPTGDPGSAQSPDGLKAGLKNRHLSMIAIGGVIGAGLFVGSGGGIAKAGPAILISYALVGAMVVFVMRMLGEMAAASPNSGSFSAYADRALGRWAGFSIGWLYWFFWVVVLAVEATAGAVILEGWVPAVPQWAWALIVMAVLTVTNLGSVASYGEFEFWFAGIKVVAIGGFVIIGMLAVFGVLPGSDNPGAGFAHLTDTGGFMPNGWGSVLTGVLMVVFSFMGSEIVTLAAGESEDPRRAVTRATNSVIWRIGVFYLGSIFIVLTLLPWNDKSITDKGSYVAALDSIGIAHAGQIMNVIVLTAVLSCLNSGLYTASRMAFSLGERGDAPKAFAKVNKRGVPMAAILGSVVFGFVAVYFNYAFKDTVFSFLLNASGAIALFVWLVICLTQLRMRGILMREAPEKVTVKMWLFPYLTWATAAMITFVLGYMVYDKDNRETVLLSLLVAAVVIAIGVARQLRRKAAVKAAA from the coding sequence ATGAGTTCCACGACGACCCTTCAGAAGGCAGGCGACCCGACCGGTGACCCCGGTTCCGCCCAGTCTCCCGACGGTCTGAAGGCCGGTCTCAAGAACCGCCACCTGTCCATGATCGCCATCGGCGGTGTCATCGGCGCCGGCCTCTTCGTCGGTTCCGGCGGCGGTATCGCCAAGGCCGGTCCCGCCATCCTGATCTCCTACGCGCTGGTCGGCGCGATGGTCGTCTTCGTCATGCGGATGCTGGGCGAGATGGCCGCCGCCAGCCCGAACTCCGGCTCCTTCTCGGCGTACGCCGACCGGGCGCTCGGCCGCTGGGCCGGCTTCTCCATCGGCTGGCTGTACTGGTTCTTCTGGGTCGTCGTGCTGGCCGTGGAGGCCACCGCCGGCGCGGTGATCCTCGAGGGCTGGGTGCCGGCCGTCCCGCAGTGGGCCTGGGCGCTGATCGTGATGGCGGTGCTGACGGTCACCAACCTCGGCTCGGTCGCCTCGTACGGCGAGTTCGAGTTCTGGTTCGCCGGCATCAAGGTGGTCGCCATCGGCGGCTTCGTGATCATCGGCATGCTGGCCGTCTTCGGTGTGCTGCCGGGCTCGGACAACCCGGGTGCGGGCTTCGCGCACCTCACCGACACGGGCGGATTCATGCCGAACGGCTGGGGCTCGGTCCTCACCGGCGTGCTGATGGTCGTCTTCTCCTTCATGGGCAGCGAGATCGTCACGCTGGCCGCCGGTGAGTCCGAGGACCCGCGGCGCGCGGTCACCAGGGCCACCAACTCGGTGATCTGGCGGATCGGCGTCTTCTACCTGGGCTCGATCTTCATCGTGCTGACCCTGCTGCCGTGGAACGACAAGTCGATCACCGACAAGGGTTCGTACGTCGCGGCCCTTGACTCGATCGGCATCGCGCACGCCGGTCAGATCATGAACGTGATCGTCCTGACGGCCGTGCTGTCCTGCCTGAACTCGGGCCTGTACACCGCCTCCCGCATGGCGTTCTCGCTGGGCGAGCGCGGTGACGCCCCGAAGGCCTTCGCCAAGGTCAACAAGCGGGGCGTGCCGATGGCCGCGATCCTCGGCTCGGTCGTCTTCGGCTTCGTCGCGGTCTACTTCAACTACGCCTTCAAGGACACGGTCTTCAGCTTCCTGCTGAACGCCTCGGGCGCGATCGCGCTGTTCGTGTGGCTGGTGATCTGCCTGACCCAGCTGCGGATGCGCGGGATCCTCATGCGCGAGGCCCCGGAGAAGGTGACGGTGAAGATGTGGCTCTTCCCGTACCTGACCTGGGCCACCGCCGCGATGATCACCTTCGTCCTCGGCTACATGGTCTACGACAAGGACAACCGCGAGACCGTCCTGCTGTCGCTGCTGGTCGCGGCCGTGGTGATCGCGATCGGCGTGGCCCGGCAGCTCCGCCGCAAGGCCGCCGTGAAGGCCGCCGCGTAG